The genomic DNA CCCCAAtgttaggttttttaaaaaatcaaatccataaaTTAGGCTCTGTGacctaaaattacaaaaacccATCTCGTTTCTATAATCAATGCTACTCAAAATCATACTACACACAATTCAATTTCACCCAGAAATTAGGGTTCCTATCAAATCAACGCAATTGATTTCCACAAATTGGGTTCTCTGACCTAAACATCACGGTACACTTCGGTTCCCATCTAGATCTAGGTTAAGGTTCTAGTTACATTACAGCAATTAGGGTCTCTTTTATATCATTCCTCCTGAGAGACGAGGATCGACACAAACCTAAGACTAAAGATCTACTTAAAGATCGATACTAAAACCATTTTGAGAATGAAATGGAACGTACCTTGAGATACGAAAACCAAAACATGAAATGAATgaagaacagaagaaacagAAATCTGATAGAGAAACAGAAACTGCGTGTTGTCTGTTACTTAGAATGAGGGAAACAAGACGTTGTTTTGTTCTGAAAACGCCACGCGGTTTTATGTGTCAAACCCCAAATATTACATCTCTAATTCTAATAAAGGtctgtttgaccaaaaaaaaaaaaaaaacctaaaggTCCGTTTTGCTCCGTTGGGTTTTTTGTTTCGATTTGACTAGGTATTCTACACAATGCTTggttatatacataataatttttattagattttcaaaattttgttaaaataaaatattgtctttttattagcaataacatataaaaatgtttttattaaaatataaatttcagaattttttatACCAATGAGATATATGGcttttttaatagataatacatacaaaataaagaaagaaatattagaCATCCATCCAAAAAGAGGTCCATCAATTTTTCAGGCCTATtattaaaactaaagaaaagcAATTTTTTATTTAGGATTTTTTGTGTGGCCGTCCTGAAAGATATAGAGTTGCGCGAGAGAGAGTTGGCTTCGAGAATAGAATCTTAAGATGTTCCGCGAGTGATAATTTTTGCTGAAGTCATTAAAATTTCCGCCGAAAAGGAATCAACAAAGGATTCAAAGACGAAGGTCCCAACGAAGAAGAAAGTACCAAAGATAAAAATACCAAAGAAGAAGGTCTCCAAAAAGGTACTTAGTACTTTGTTGAAACGGTTCTGTTTAAAACAATGGCGATGTTTACTCTATTTCAAGCGGCTTACTTGTTGATATGCTTTGGGATCACGTGAACTGAtagaataaaattgtttttaggTTCCAGATGGTAGTGAATCTGGTGGTATTAGTGgttcaaactcttacaatacaTATGAAATATAACAATAGAGATGATAATCCAATATAGATAATAGagatgaattttttaaaataagaacaatgtaaaatatatcatgtagtatctaaaattaaaatttaacattaaaatttaataattatattttaaaattgaaaacaaacaaacgaaaaatgatttaaggtattatagaagaaaatgagagaagtgaaagagaatgagaaaatgtgaaaatgagagGTAAAAGATTAATAGTTAAATCTTGAATTTGAAACACATATGTTAATAGCTAAATCCTGAATTTGAAACACATATGTTAACcaactaaacaaaaagaaaaccgaATTTTGCACggctctctctatatataatagaattttTGCTTTCTTCggtggatatttttttatatactgaTTTTCTAACAAGTTcaactaaaccaaatcaaattattgTGTACCAAATATGCATAATTATTTCTTTAAACCGATCCGGTCAACGATCAATTAAAATAAGACCGTTTAGAAAGGGTAAAATCGTCAGTACAACAAAACATTTAGGAGCCTCtcctctttgttttcaatcAGACCGTTACGAATCAAAAAAAGCAAATTtcaatttgataaaaagtttcaaactttgtgaggaagaagacgaaccCAAGCGATGGACGACACAATCTCAAACCCTAGTATGGAACCTCTGTTGTTTTCTATCGATACAATGTCCGGAACGCAACAAAAACTCAAGCTTTTGGTTGATAACGGCGATTACGGATTCGAGAGAGGACCTAGGTACGGAGAGTACGCGAGGCTACGAGAATCGAAGCTTCGGATGAAACGAGACTTCGAGAAGATTCTGAAAGAAGAGCAAATTAGATTTGGGTTAAGAGAAGATGACGAAATCAGGGTTTTgccggagaagaagacgacgaggtTTGGGTTTAATCCGAGTTTGAATCAGAGGAAAGCAGCAACgacgtcgtcgtcttcttcgttgGCTCAATCGGTTCCTGATTTCTCTGTTATGATTCGTAAAGAGAATCGTAGACCGGTTAATTCGAATTTGCTTCCTCGGAGAACAGAGCTTACTCCACCGCCGGTTAAGAGTCGAAACGCCGCCGTTTTCGCCGGATCTGCGTTGAGAGGAAGTGTCTCAGCGAGTGCTGGTGAGAAGAAAGGTATTGGGATGATGATGCGTAAAAGCTACGCGACTGTTGAAGATCTTAAGAAAGTTTCCATGGCTGCTGCTTCTGCCATTaacggcggcggcggaggaggaaggaAATCGATTGGCGGCGGAGGAAGGAAATCaattggtggtggtggtcggaCTATTCTAGGTTACAGACAAATTTACTGATTCTTCTGTTCTTGTTTGTGTCCAAAAATCTTAACATTTGTGGcttaaagtttggttttctgTCTTTCTACGATTTCTCTATTCTTTTGTGGGTTTTGATTGATGAAAGATTAGtcctttttcagattttttggtTGTGAGATTGAAGATTTGTATTAGGGAAGTGAATCCACATCTCTGTTCAGattcagatatataaaaaagcttTGGTTTTTGGAACCAATCATTGTTTTGTTAGAAGAGGAACATCTTCAGTTTGTATAAACACGGGAACAATGATACAACTTTGCGTAGTTATcagaaaagctaaaaaaaaaacatacattgATCAGTATCGTTGGATAGCATAACGAATGGTGAAATTACACATACTATTTTGACGAAACAATAGATCGTTGTTGGTTCTAGAAGAGATCAGTTGTTAACTCTCCCACCAAACACTTAAGTATTTCATAAGCAATCTCTGATTCGACTCCAAATAAATGGGTTTCAACATCCATCCATTTCTCCATCTCGATACCAATAACGTCATCCGTACTAATCCGAGCCAAACTTCCCCACTTTGGAACTTCTTCAAGAACACTACGTATCAACTCGTCAGGTTTAGCAATCAAAGGCTTTAATCCTCCACAAGAAATGTTTCTTGTTTCCAAGTGTTCAATCATAGCATCCACAAGGAACCCTCCGGTTAGTCCAGGGAGATTGACTAGATGATCAGAACGAGCTGCGTAGATCATGAGTTCATCGAAGAGTTCTGGACCGATGATGTATTCTTGTGTAGTTGTAGTACCAACCAATAGCTCAGTGTGGATTATGACTTCTCTTGCAACTGTGAATCTCTGCTGCGTTAGAATGAGACCCGTGTTGCTTAAACAGCGCAGGACGTTTGAGATATGGCTGACAAGATTGGCGAGCACTTGATAATTACTACCGCTTTCTGAGTTCTTGAATGAAGTCGCAGAGTCTTCAAGAATGTCCCAATCAGGTTCTGTAACCTCTAGAGGTAGCCTCATCTGTCCTGGAACTACAAATCATAACACCAGTTTCAGGTTTCAAATACAAGAACTAGACTTTTTCTTTGCAGAAATCAATTTCGTACCTGAGATATTGTCAAAACTATTAGAAAAGCAACTCTCATTGGAGAAAGATGCATCAAGTACAGAACCTGGGCTCGTGTATTCACTGTATGTTGTTTTGCATTTCCTCTGCAGCAAAACAAGAAGCATTatgaataaaagatgagaattACTAGAATGTAAAGTCCTTGCAGATCAATACACGTACCCGATATGCTGTGTCTGCGTAAGGCATATCGATATCTCTATTATACCGCTGCTCCAAAGCTAAAGAAGATAGCAATTCATGGAGGATCAAAGATGCTGGTTTATTGGGCAAAGCACTTCCTCCCACAgcattatcatcatcttcttgagAAGCCAAGTCTTTCAACTTTTGCTGAATCATCCCCAGAGTACCTACATCAAGATGTGGCCTCGTAAACAATGTTCTTGGACTTCTTTCCCCCATCTGATGTGGAACACGTTTCCTCTCATTGCTTCTACATCCTTGGCTATAGTTTCTACGAGGGGAACAACCAGGTTTCAATGGAGAAAATGCTGTTTCATTGCTACCGTTGGGGACATTACTACATGCACAAGAGCTCTCACCATCTGATCTTCTCTGCAATGGACTCATAAAGCTACTTCCTCGTTCGTGACCACTATCGCAAGCTAGTCTTCTCTTCCGCGCTGGACTACTTAATCCTGATCTATTACAAGACTCCTCAGCAAATTTTTTCTGGAGCTTCAAATCAGAGTGATGATTCCTACTAGGTGAAGCTCTACTCATGGCTATAAAGTCCTTCTCTTTACAGTTTATTGCATTTGCAGGTAAAGAACAACCTCTTTTGCTTTGTAAGGTAAAACATCTAGCTTCTGGAGGAAACCTTTCCCTCTGCAACACCTTCCCACTGAAATCATATCGGGAGCGGTGTAGTGTATTGTCTTTAGCAGGAAGAGAGACAGATGATGATTCTTCATTTCTCCAAAACACATTTCTTTTACTCCGTTGAAAAGGAGATGATTCAGACACACATGGCATGTTCTTTACTGTTTCTTCAGCTACAGAACTTGAACCATTCACATCAACCAAACTGCTACCACATGCTTTACAAGAAGCAACACTATTGTTATAATAACCACGTTGAAACTCAGGtaaaacaacaacttcagctAGTTCTTTCGCTGCATTGTCACATCTTCTAACACCTGAAGAACCAGGATAAGCAATAGCGCATTTGGCATTTCTCTTCCCAGGTTCCAAAATCCTAGTAGCAGCATCAATTAACCTAGAACTCCTCCTATTAAGCCTCGGGCTTCTAACAGGTGAAGCAAGTTTCTGATGCTGATGATGACTGCTATTATTATACTGATGATGTTTCCTAACTCGAGTCAAAACGTTCTTAATCTGCAACGCTTCAGAACCAAACTTCTTAACCGCAACACGCCTATCACAAACTCCTGCTGTTCTTTGCATCTTTTGTGGTCTTAACTTATCAAaaccattctcttcttcttcatcatcttctcctaaCCCACCAAACAAATCACATCTATCGTTATCTTGaatcttcagtttcttcttaCTCTTCCCTTTGTCTCTATGATTAGATGGCATTGATTCAAGCCCCATTAAACGTGCTACTAAACTAGGAGATCTCATATCATGCTTTTTAATCTCCCCAACTTCATTCCGATTTGGAAAACTTCCTCTGTTCTCATCATCAATCTATCAATCAGTTCAATCAACAGTAGTATTAGTTCGCTGTAAACAACTCAATCAAACTAAAAGATATAAACTTTTGACAAAAGTGAGAAACATTCACCAGATTTAGCTTAGATTTGAGTATTTTGTCATTGCCTCCAAACCGCTTGGAAACTTGTTTCCCTGCCACAGACATAAACTTGTTCAATACACACACTAACTCAAGAACATCCATTTTCAGACACAACCtgagacagagaaagagagagagacagaaccagagcagagaaacagagagacaaagagacagtgagagagagagagagacaaaccAGGAAGGAGGGTTTTGCGAGAGAAGAGCTTCTTTTTAGCAAATCTTCGGTTCCAATCAAAGAGCTGAAAGAAAACACCGACGCAGCCACCGAGACGACTAGGCCGTTTCTCAGTTATGGCCGCACACGGCGCCGTGGTCTCCTGTAACTCACCCGTCATCAAGAAGactataaacaaagaaaccctAACAAACCCACAAAAGTTCAGAGAGATCTCAAACACTGTAATGAAGGAGACACATTGCCTCAAAATCCCAAGACTTTTATCATAAAATCAAGAACGAAGCAAAgacacacagaaaaaaaagaacaaaataatgattCTTTAATAGAAAAAGTCACTCAGCTTTTGTGAATTTTGGGGAATCTCTCAGTGAGATGATGAATGTACAACAACACCAATACAACATTATCAATATAGCTTTTAGTTACGAGAttaaggaaagaaagaagacagTTGGAAATGAAGAAAACGACAAATGGTacagtggaagaagaaagaaactgaagaatcATTACATTTATAGCTTTTTAGGAAGAAGGAAAGGAAAAAGTTTTTTGAGTCAAGAATTGAGAACTCAACGGGTAATATTCGCAATTGGGACTTGGGGGAGAGGAGTTAGAATGAATAAAAAAGTGAAAGGAGACAAAAGCAAAACGATAGTGACGAGAAGTGATTGAAAGAGAGATGAAGGGGaggagattagagagagagagagacagagacttgttgtgtaaaaaaattataagtactgtgattctcttctgttgtCACTCACTGGCGGTGAAAGGGGCTCGAGAGAGATTGttacagaagagagagagaagcatgCGCACAAAAGGTTAAGTAGCTGATACAAGTAGGACTAGAGAAAGTTTAAAGAGCTTCTCGA from Camelina sativa cultivar DH55 chromosome 7, Cs, whole genome shotgun sequence includes the following:
- the LOC104701299 gene encoding uncharacterized protein LOC104701299, whose product is MTGELQETTAPCAAITEKRPSRLGGCVGVFFQLFDWNRRFAKKKLFSRKTLLPGKQVSKRFGGNDKILKSKLNLIDDENRGSFPNRNEVGEIKKHDMRSPSLVARLMGLESMPSNHRDKGKSKKKLKIQDNDRCDLFGGLGEDDEEEENGFDKLRPQKMQRTAGVCDRRVAVKKFGSEALQIKNVLTRVRKHHQYNNSSHHQHQKLASPVRSPRLNRRSSRLIDAATRILEPGKRNAKCAIAYPGSSGVRRCDNAAKELAEVVVLPEFQRGYYNNSVASCKACGSSLVDVNGSSSVAEETVKNMPCVSESSPFQRSKRNVFWRNEESSSVSLPAKDNTLHRSRYDFSGKVLQRERFPPEARCFTLQSKRGCSLPANAINCKEKDFIAMSRASPSRNHHSDLKLQKKFAEESCNRSGLSSPARKRRLACDSGHERGSSFMSPLQRRSDGESSCACSNVPNGSNETAFSPLKPGCSPRRNYSQGCRSNERKRVPHQMGERSPRTLFTRPHLDVGTLGMIQQKLKDLASQEDDDNAVGGSALPNKPASLILHELLSSLALEQRYNRDIDMPYADTAYRRKCKTTYSEYTSPGSVLDASFSNESCFSNSFDNISVPGQMRLPLEVTEPDWDILEDSATSFKNSESGSNYQVLANLVSHISNVLRCLSNTGLILTQQRFTVAREVIIHTELLVGTTTTQEYIIGPELFDELMIYAARSDHLVNLPGLTGGFLVDAMIEHLETRNISCGGLKPLIAKPDELIRSVLEEVPKWGSLARISTDDVIGIEMEKWMDVETHLFGVESEIAYEILKCLVGELTTDLF
- the LOC104701298 gene encoding uncharacterized protein LOC104701298, whose amino-acid sequence is MDDTISNPSMEPLLFSIDTMSGTQQKLKLLVDNGDYGFERGPRYGEYARLRESKLRMKRDFEKILKEEQIRFGLREDDEIRVLPEKKTTRFGFNPSLNQRKAATTSSSSSLAQSVPDFSVMIRKENRRPVNSNLLPRRTELTPPPVKSRNAAVFAGSALRGSVSASAGEKKGIGMMMRKSYATVEDLKKVSMAAASAINGGGGGGRKSIGGGGRKSIGGGGRTILGYRQIY